ATCATCTTGTAGCTGCCGTCGTCGCGGCGTTCCTTGAACTGGGGGGTGATGATGCGCCCGGCCAGTTTTTTCGGGCGCACGGCCTTGAAGTATTCGTTGGAGGCGAGGTTCACCAGCACGTCATCACCCTGTGCCGCCAGCGCCGCGTTGAGTCTGTCGGTGATGATCTCACCCCAGTAGTCGTAGAGATTGCGCCCGCGCGGATTGGCCAGTGCAGTGCCCATCTCCAGTCGGTAGGGCAGCATCAGGTCCAGTGGGCGCAGCACCCCGTACAGCCCGGAGAGGATACGCAGGTGGTCCTGGGCGAAGGCGATGTCGTCGTGCTCGAACTGGTCGGCATTGAGCCCGGTGTAGACATCGCCCTTGAAGGCGAACAGCGCCTGCTTGGCGTTCTCGGGGGTGATGTCCGTGGTCCAGGCCTGGTAGCGCTCGTGATTGAGGCGGGCGAGCTTGTCACTGAGCTTCATCAGGCCGGCGATCTCCTCGACCGATAGCCCGCGCAGGATGTCGATCAGCGGCTGGCTGTGCTCGAGCAGCTCGGGCAGGGTGTGGTCTTCGGTCGGCGCCGGGGTGTCGTAATCAAGCTTCTTGGCGGGCGATAGGACGATGAGCACGAGGTTCTCCTTCAGGCGGATCGTTTCTTCAGGTGGACCAGCAGCAGCGACAGCGCCGCCGGGGTGACGCCGGGGATGCGCCCGGCCTGGCCGAGCGTCTCGGGACGGTGGCGTGCCAGCTTCTCGGTGATCTCGGCCGACAGGCCCTTGACCTGGCAGTAGTCGAGGTCGGGCGGCAGGCGTACTGCCTCGGCCTGGCGCGCACGCTCCACCTCGTCGCGCTGGCGGTCGATGTAGCCGGCGTACTTGGCCTGGATCTCCACCTGCTCGGTGACCTGCTCACGCAGGTCCGGGTCGATGTCACCCTCACCAACCAGCTGGCAGACTGCCGCGTAGCTGCTCTGCGGACGGGCGATCAGCTCCAGGGCGCGGGTCTCGCGACGCAGTTCGTCGCCCAGCAGCTCGCGCGCGCGTTCCGGGGCGATCTCACCGGGGCGCACCCAGGTATCGCGCAAGCGCTGTTGCTCGCGCTCGATGGCCTCGCGCTTGCGCTCGAAGAAGGCCCAGCGGACATCGTCCACCAGCCCCAGCTCGCGGCCGATCCCGGTGAGCCGCAGATCGGCGTTGTCCTCGCGCAGCATCAGGCGATACTCGGCACGCGAGGTGAACATGCGGTAGGGCTCCTGGGTGCCGCGGGTGATGAGATCGTCCACCAGCACGCCGAGATAGGCCTGGTCGCGGCGCGGACACCAGGGCTCGCGCTCGCTCACCAGCAGCGCGGCATTGGCCCCGGCCAGCAGGCCCTGCGCCGCGGCCTCCTCGTAACCGGTGGTGCCGTTGATCTGTCCGGCGAAGAACAGGCCTTCGATGAACTTCGTCTCCAGCGAGGCCTTCAGGTCGCGCGGGTCGAAAAAGTCGTACTCGATGGCATAGCCCGGGCGGGTGATGCGCGCGTTCTCGAAGCCCTTCATCGAACGTACCAGCTCCCACTGCACATCGAAGGGCAACGAGGTAGAGATACCGTTGGGATACAGTTCGTTGCTCTCCAGGCCTTCCGGCTCGATGAAGATCTGGTGCGAATCGCGGTCGGCGAAGCGCACCACCTTGTCCTCGATGGAGGGGCAGTAGCGCGGACCCACACCCTCGATCACCCCCGCATACATGGGCGAGCGGTCCAGTGCGCCGCGGATGATCTCGTGGGTGCGCGCGGTGGTGCGTGCAATATGACAGAGCACCTGCGGCGGATGGTCCTCACGCCGACCGAGGAAGGAGAACACCGGCGCCGGGTCGTCCCCGGGCTGGACCTCCAGTACGCTGAAGTCCACCGAACGCTTGTCGATGCGCGGCGGGGTGCCGGTCTTCAGGCGCTCCACGCGGAAGGGCAGCTCACGCAGGCGTGCCGCCAGCGCATTGGCCGGCGGATCGCCGGCGCGTCCACCCGGATAGTTCTCCAGCCCGATATGGATGCGCCCGCCGAGAAAGGTGCCCACAGTGAGCACCACCGCGCGGGCGCGGAACTTCAGCCCCATGGTGGTGACCACGCCGACCACCCGGTCATACTCGACGATCAGGTCATCGACCGCCTGCTGGAACAGCGCGAGATTCGGCTGGTTCTCCAGTGCCTGGCGCACCGCCGCACGGTACAGGGTGCGGTCGGCCTGGGCGCGGGTGGCGCGCACCGCAGGACCCTTGCGCGCGTTGAGCGTGCGGAACTGGATGCCCGCGCGATCCGCCGCCTGCGCCATCAGCCCGCCCAGTGCGTCGATCTCGCGTACCAGGTGCCCTTTGCCGATGCCGCCGATCGCCGGGTTGCAGCTCATCGCCCCCAGGGTATCGATGTTGTGGGTGAGCAGCAGGGTGTGGGCACCCATGCGCGCGGACGCCAGCGCGGCCTCAGTACCGGCGTGGCCGCCACCGATGACGATCACATCGAAGGACTCGGCATGGAACATGGCTGAAAAAAGCGCTCGAAGGATGGTAAACCCTTTATTCTAGCGAAAAACCGCTGTGATCTACGGCACAGGCCGTGCGGGCTTTGGCACTGTGGCCGGCCGGCGCGCCATCGAAGCGGCGATCGAGGAACGGCTCGCGGAGTGAACGGTTTCGCATCCCCCGCGACAGCGGGTGACTGAAGGCCGACAGGAGCTGCGCTACACTGGCCGCATCTCGGTTGAACAGGGAGTTGTCCCATGAGGTCCGCTTGCGTTTTTCTGTTGTGTTTCGGCCTGCTGCTCGGCGGAGCGGTGACCGCTGCCGACCGTGAACAGGCCCTGCTTGAGGAGTTGCGGGCACTTGCGCAGAAATCCCGCGAACAGCGCGCCGCCGATCGCTGGCTGCAACGCGCGCTGGACGACCTGGTGGCGCGTTACGACCGCCCCTGGACCCGCACCCTGCTGTTCGATGACTTCCGCGATGGCGACTTCACCCGCAAGCCGGCCTGGCAGTTGATCGAGGGCCGTTTCACCGTGCGACGCAGTCGGGGCCTGGTAGCCTGGGACCGGCCGGTCGACGCGGCAAGCGACGCAGGCCGCAATGACGATGCCGCGCAGGGTCCGGCCGACCCGGCCGACCTCGGCGTGGCACTGGTGGGTGTCCTGCTCGAACAGGCACTGGGACCGACCTCGCGCGAGGCGCAGGACGATGGGCGGCCCGCCGCCGAGCAGGATCGCCTGCGCCTGGCCAGCGGGCCCGACCGACTGCGCGTCAAGGCCAGCGCGACCAATGCCTTTGCGCTCACCGCCACCCTGCGCGCCAGCAGCGAACCGCCCACCCGGCTGGCCATCGCGTTGTTGCAGGACACCCGGGGCCGCTATGGCTATCGGCTGATCGTCGAGACCGGCAAGCGTGGCTTCGTCGAGCTGCAACGCATTCGCCGTGGGCGCAGTGCGGTGGTCGAAAGTCAGCCGCTGAAGGGCCGGCTGGGCGACGGCGCGCTGCACGACCTGGTCTGGCAGCAGCGGCCCGACGGCACGGTGAGCGTGGCGATCGACGAGACCGTACTGTTCACGGTACGCGACCGTGCCTTCCGTGACGGCTATCCCTGGCTGGAGTTGCAACACGACAGCGGCGACCTGGAGATCCGTTCCATCCGGGTCGAGGGCACCGGATGAAGGGTAACGGCTCTGCGGCCTCGCGCCTGCGTGGCGTGGTCGAGGCGCTGAGCGAGATCATCGTCGGCAAGCACGAGGTCATCGAACTGGCGCTTGCCTGCCTGCTGGCGCGCGGTCACCTGCTGATCGAGGACGTGCCGGGCGTGGGCAAGACCACGCTGGCACACGCGCTGGCGCGGCTGCTGGGGCTGGAATACCAGCGCGTGCAGTTCACCAGCGACATGCTCCCGGCGGACATCCTGGGCGTATCGATCTACGACCGCGAGGACGGCAGCTTCCATTTCCACAAGGGTCCGATCTTCAGCCAACTGCTGCTGGCCGACGAGATCAATCGCGCCACGCCCAAGACCCAGAGCGCTCTGCTCGAAGCCATGGAAAAACACCAGGTCACCGCCGATGGCCACACCTGGCCGCTGCCCCATCCGTTCTTCGTGATTGCCACCCAAAACCCGCTGCACCAGGCCGGCACCTATCCACTTCCCGAGTCCCAGCTCGACCGCTTCCTGATGCGCCTGCACATCGGTTACCCCGACCCGCAGGCCGAGCGCCGCCTGCTCGCCGAGGGTGACCGACGCCGGCAGCTGGAGGAACTGCTGCCGCTGGCCGACGACCGCACCCTGCTCGCCTGGCAGGAGGAAGCCGCGCAGGTGCATGTCGCGCCGGCACTGATCGACTACGTTCAGGCCCTGCTGCAATTCAGTCGCGAGGCCGGCCCCTGGCAACCGGGACTGTCGCCGCGCGCCGGCCTCGGCCTGCTGGCGGCATCCCGTGCCTGGGCCCTGCTGCACGGTGAGACCCGGGTGCTGCCCGACCATGTGCAGGCGGTACTGGCTGCGGTGGTGGATCACCGCCTGGGTAGCATCGAGGGCGTGGACAGTGCACGCAGCCTGCTCGAAGGCGTACCGGTGCCGTGAGCGGAATCGACCGGCTGCTGCGCCGCCTGTCGCTGCGCCCGGGCCGACCACTGGCAATCGATGCCCGGCATCTCTACATCCTGCCCACCCGCTTCGGCTGGCTGTATGGCGTGACGATCCTGCTGATGCTCGTCGCCGCGACCAACTATGCCAACAATCCCGCCTATCTCCTCACCTTCCTGCTCGCTGGCTGCGGCCTGGCCGCGCTCTTTCTCACCTGGCGCAACCTGCATGGATTGCGCATTGCGCTCCTGCCGCCGGAACCGGTGTTCGCCGGCGAAGCCGTGCAACTGCACCTGCGACTGGAGGGTGGACACCGTCCCGGCGTGGTCGTGCAACTGGGCGAACAGGCCGTGCTGCACGACCTGGACGCGCGCCAGCAGAAGATCCAGCTGTCCTTTGTCACCCGGCGACGCGGCTGGGCGCTGCCGGGCGAGCTGGTGGTCGCCACCCGTCATCCGCTGGGCCTGTTCCTGGCCTGGGCGGTGATCCAGGTGAGGGCCCCGGTGCTGGTGTATCCGCGTCCCCTCGCGGTGGCGCGTCCCGACCGGGTCCGCAGCGGCCGCCAGGTCGTCGGCGACGAGGAATGGCAGGGCCTGCGCGAATTCCGTCCCGGGGACTCACTGGCACGGGTGGACTGGAAGGGCCTGGCCCGCGAACGCGGCCTGATGACCAAGCTCTTCCAGGATCCCGAGCGCAACCATCCTCTGCACATCGACTGGGCGAGCCATGCCCCGGCGGACACCGAGACCCGGCTCTCGCGCATGACCGCCGAGGTCCTCGAGGCCGCGCGCGGAGACCGGCCCTGGGTGCTGCGCCTGCCCGGCCAGACCCTGGGACCCGCGCGCGGCGTGGCGCACCGCAACGCCTGTCTGCGTGCCCTGGCCTTGCACGACCTGGCGGAGGCTCCCCCGGCATGAAGATCCTCGACCCGCTGGCCGGACGCCCACCGCCCTCGGCGCTGATGCCCGGGCTGCTGTTGACCCTGGCCGCGCTCGGCCTGCCGCACCTGTCACACGTGGGGATCTGGCCGGTGGCCTTCTTTTTCGGCACCCTGCTCTGGCGGCTGGTAGCCATTGCCGTACCCAGGATATTGCCCGGTCGTGGCTTGCTGATCATCCTGACCCTGGCCGGGCTGGGCCTGGTGCTCTGGAGCCTGCCGGTGCGCAGCGGTCATGTCGCCGGCTCTGCCCTGCTGCTGGTGATGCTCGGGCTCAAGCAACTCGAATCACGACGCCGGCGCGACCTCTACCTGAGCCTGCTGCTCGGGCACTTCGTGATCCTCACCCAGTTCCTGTTCGACCAGGGACTGGGCCTTGCCCTGTACCTGTTCGGCCTCGCGCTGGTACTGCTGGCCCTGCAGGCTGGCCTCTCCCTCGACCACCCGCAGCCGCGTGCCCTGGCGCACAACACCGCCCGGCTGGCCCTCGCAGCCGGTCCGCTGGCAGTGCTGCTGTTCCTGTTCTTCCCGCGTCTGGACGCTCCGCTGTGGCGCATCGAACTCGAAGGGGCAGGGACGCGCACCGGCATCTCCGGGGAGATGCGCATGGGCGAGATCGGTCGGCTTGCGCGCTCCGACGCGGTCGCCTTCCGGGCGCGCTTCCCCGATCGGGCACCGCCCAACAACGCGCTGTACTGGCGCGGACCGGTGCTGTGGCGCTACGACGGTCACACCTGGCGGCGCCGGGACCCGCGCGGACCGCCCCCTGCACTGCGTGTGGATCCGGCCTCGCACGTGCGTTACGAAATCACCCAGGAGCCGAGCAACCGCCGCTGGGTCTTTCCCCTCGACCTGCCAGCGCAGGTTCCGGCTCCCCTGTCACGGGATGCCGACTGGCAGACACGACTGGCGATGCCACTGCGCGAACGGCGCACTTTCACCTTCGCCTCCTGGACCCGCTATACCTTGCCCGCCCTGTCCACGGCGGAGCAGCGCGCGGGCCTGCAGCTGCCCGAGCAGGTCGGTCCACGTACCCGGGCACTGGCCACGCAGTGGCGCCGCGCCCATCCCGGCGACGATGCGGCGGTGGTCGAACAGGCCCTGCGCTTCTTCCACGAACAACCCTTCGTCTACACCCTCTCCCCCGGGGTGGCCCGGGGCGATCCCGTCGAGCATTTCCTGTTCACTTCCCGGCGCGGTTTCTGCG
The sequence above is a segment of the endosymbiont of unidentified scaly snail isolate Monju genome. Coding sequences within it:
- a CDS encoding DUF58 domain-containing protein codes for the protein MSGIDRLLRRLSLRPGRPLAIDARHLYILPTRFGWLYGVTILLMLVAATNYANNPAYLLTFLLAGCGLAALFLTWRNLHGLRIALLPPEPVFAGEAVQLHLRLEGGHRPGVVVQLGEQAVLHDLDARQQKIQLSFVTRRRGWALPGELVVATRHPLGLFLAWAVIQVRAPVLVYPRPLAVARPDRVRSGRQVVGDEEWQGLREFRPGDSLARVDWKGLARERGLMTKLFQDPERNHPLHIDWASHAPADTETRLSRMTAEVLEAARGDRPWVLRLPGQTLGPARGVAHRNACLRALALHDLAEAPPA
- a CDS encoding AAA family ATPase, with amino-acid sequence MKGNGSAASRLRGVVEALSEIIVGKHEVIELALACLLARGHLLIEDVPGVGKTTLAHALARLLGLEYQRVQFTSDMLPADILGVSIYDREDGSFHFHKGPIFSQLLLADEINRATPKTQSALLEAMEKHQVTADGHTWPLPHPFFVIATQNPLHQAGTYPLPESQLDRFLMRLHIGYPDPQAERRLLAEGDRRRQLEELLPLADDRTLLAWQEEAAQVHVAPALIDYVQALLQFSREAGPWQPGLSPRAGLGLLAASRAWALLHGETRVLPDHVQAVLAAVVDHRLGSIEGVDSARSLLEGVPVP
- a CDS encoding transglutaminase family protein, with protein sequence MKILDPLAGRPPPSALMPGLLLTLAALGLPHLSHVGIWPVAFFFGTLLWRLVAIAVPRILPGRGLLIILTLAGLGLVLWSLPVRSGHVAGSALLLVMLGLKQLESRRRRDLYLSLLLGHFVILTQFLFDQGLGLALYLFGLALVLLALQAGLSLDHPQPRALAHNTARLALAAGPLAVLLFLFFPRLDAPLWRIELEGAGTRTGISGEMRMGEIGRLARSDAVAFRARFPDRAPPNNALYWRGPVLWRYDGHTWRRRDPRGPPPALRVDPASHVRYEITQEPSNRRWVFPLDLPAQVPAPLSRDADWQTRLAMPLRERRTFTFASWTRYTLPALSTAEQRAGLQLPEQVGPRTRALATQWRRAHPGDDAAVVEQALRFFHEQPFVYTLSPGVARGDPVEHFLFTSRRGFCEHYAGSFAVLMRLAGIPARIVTGYQGGSYNSLADHWVVRQSDAHAWVEVWLPEKGWTRIDPTAAVAPERVERGIDGAASATDGQVVFLGASGGWWSGLTREGRWLLDGVDLGWYRWVLGFDTGTQRSLLAWLGLAQASGYVSALLAAGSGILFGGLFWLLARLPRHRPGDPLQRLWARFRERLRQGGLDLPDWAGPLATGEQARARWPEQGANIEAFVRGYISLRYGRTYPSRERLRALRRQLRQLRLSPPPPAR
- the mnmG gene encoding tRNA uridine-5-carboxymethylaminomethyl(34) synthesis enzyme MnmG — translated: MFHAESFDVIVIGGGHAGTEAALASARMGAHTLLLTHNIDTLGAMSCNPAIGGIGKGHLVREIDALGGLMAQAADRAGIQFRTLNARKGPAVRATRAQADRTLYRAAVRQALENQPNLALFQQAVDDLIVEYDRVVGVVTTMGLKFRARAVVLTVGTFLGGRIHIGLENYPGGRAGDPPANALAARLRELPFRVERLKTGTPPRIDKRSVDFSVLEVQPGDDPAPVFSFLGRREDHPPQVLCHIARTTARTHEIIRGALDRSPMYAGVIEGVGPRYCPSIEDKVVRFADRDSHQIFIEPEGLESNELYPNGISTSLPFDVQWELVRSMKGFENARITRPGYAIEYDFFDPRDLKASLETKFIEGLFFAGQINGTTGYEEAAAQGLLAGANAALLVSEREPWCPRRDQAYLGVLVDDLITRGTQEPYRMFTSRAEYRLMLREDNADLRLTGIGRELGLVDDVRWAFFERKREAIEREQQRLRDTWVRPGEIAPERARELLGDELRRETRALELIARPQSSYAAVCQLVGEGDIDPDLREQVTEQVEIQAKYAGYIDRQRDEVERARQAEAVRLPPDLDYCQVKGLSAEITEKLARHRPETLGQAGRIPGVTPAALSLLLVHLKKRSA
- the yaaA gene encoding peroxide stress protein YaaA produces the protein MLIVLSPAKKLDYDTPAPTEDHTLPELLEHSQPLIDILRGLSVEEIAGLMKLSDKLARLNHERYQAWTTDITPENAKQALFAFKGDVYTGLNADQFEHDDIAFAQDHLRILSGLYGVLRPLDLMLPYRLEMGTALANPRGRNLYDYWGEIITDRLNAALAAQGDDVLVNLASNEYFKAVRPKKLAGRIITPQFKERRDDGSYKMIGIYAKKARGLMSRYAIVNRLKDVEALKDFDYAGYAFNPELSKDDTWVFTRG